The genomic window CCGCCGGGGCCATCGGCACCGAGATCGCCCTGGCCCTCGACGCCGCCGGGGCGCACTTGGCGCTGGTGGACCTGCACCGCGACGGCTTGGAGGCCGTGCAGGCCCGCCTGAGCCGCCCCGCGCAGCTCATCGCCGCCGACCTGACCCGCGCGGCGGACATCACCCGCATCCGCGAGGAGGTCATCCACTGGCACGGCGCGTGCCACCTGCTGATCAACAACGCGGGCGTCGTGATCGTCGAACCCTTCGAGGACAGCCGGACCGACACCATCGAGACGGAACTGAACGTGAACCTCCTCGCCCCCGCGCTCCTCAGCCGTGAATTCTTCCCGTGGCTGCGCCTGGGCCGCGACCAGGGCGGCGCGTGGCAGCAGGGGCAGATCGTGACCGTCGTGTCCATGGCGGGCATCATCCCCATCGCCGAGAGCGCCGTGTACACCGCCTCGAAATTCGGGCTGCGCGGCCTGATGCTGGCCCTCGCGCAGCGCTTCGCCGGGCAGGGCGTGCTCGTGAGCAGCATCCTGCCGGGCGGGGTGGACACCGGCATGCTGCGCCACGAGGCCACGCACGGCGGCAGCCCACTGAACTTCCTGAGCGAACCCCAGACCGCCCGGCAGGTCGCGCAGGCCGTCCTGGCCAGCATCCACCGCCCACGCCTGGAACGCTACGTGCCGTACGGCGACGGACTGTCCGGCCGACTGGCGATGCTGTGGCCCGGCCTGCTGCCCCGCCTGACCCCCCTGATGAACGTCCTCGGGGAACGCGGCCGCCAGCGGTACCTGAAAACGCGCGGCCTGACCGAGGTGATCCCGCACGATTCCGCCCAGACCCCCTGACGCGCCCCGGCCCCGCTGCCGGGACCTGTTGAGGCAGCGGGGCCGGGGTGGCGTGCCGGACGCCCGTCAGCGCAGGTGCGCGCGGGCCAGCGCCTCGCCGTCTTCTCGTGCTCGCGCCACGGCGTCGGTCCAGTCCTGAAGAACTGCTGGATCGAAGGGCTCATCTACGCTGTCGAGTTGCAGGTCGCCCAGGAGCGCACCGATCTCGTCGGAACCAGTGCGCTGGGAGTACGCCTCCAGAAAGGCGAACATGGAGAGGTACGCCAGCCGGTCGGGAATGCTCATGCTTACCCGCGTTCGCGTTCGCGCAGGATCAGCTGGACGAGGCCCATCAGGACCAGTTCGTCGTCCTGCCCGGCGCGCGGCTGCAACTCCTCGACGGTGAAGCGGCGGGCCATGAAGCTGCGTTTCTTGTGCACGCGGTACGCCGCCTGCCCGCCCGTGTCGGTCACGGTGTACGTGGGGTTCACGAGGTAGTCGAAGCCCATGGCGATGAAGTCCCCGATGAAGGGAATGGCGTCCAGTGCGCCCTCGATCAGGCCGAGCCAGGGGTGGTCGTCGCGGATGGCGAAGCGCGGTTCGCCGTTCGGGCCGAGCAGGTCGTACCCGGCGGCCCACAGGGTCCGCATGCCCTGCGCCTGGAGGGCGCCGACGGGCGTGCCGTCCATCCGTTCGATCAGGCGTGACGCCTTCCAGTCGAGTGCGCCCGCGAGGAAGCCCTTGGCTTTCATGCGGTGGGTCTGCACCTGTTTCTGCTCGTCGCGGTAGATGCGGACCTCGTCGCGGACGCTGAACGTCTTCTCCTTCACGACCGCGACGAGCTGGCCGCCTGCGTCGGTGACGCGCAGTTCGGTGAAGAGACTGAATTTGAATTCCAGCGTCAGGGGGAAGGCGAGGCTCATGCCCCCGGGTACGGGCCTACTCGCGGGTCGGTTCCCAGATGTCGAGGCGGGTGCCGGGTTTG from Deinococcus sedimenti includes these protein-coding regions:
- a CDS encoding SDR family NAD(P)-dependent oxidoreductase, which codes for MIRAALTPRSGRTPQGAVAVVTGAAGAIGTEIALALDAAGAHLALVDLHRDGLEAVQARLSRPAQLIAADLTRAADITRIREEVIHWHGACHLLINNAGVVIVEPFEDSRTDTIETELNVNLLAPALLSREFFPWLRLGRDQGGAWQQGQIVTVVSMAGIIPIAESAVYTASKFGLRGLMLALAQRFAGQGVLVSSILPGGVDTGMLRHEATHGGSPLNFLSEPQTARQVAQAVLASIHRPRLERYVPYGDGLSGRLAMLWPGLLPRLTPLMNVLGERGRQRYLKTRGLTEVIPHDSAQTP